The following coding sequences are from one Apodemus sylvaticus chromosome X, mApoSyl1.1, whole genome shotgun sequence window:
- the Zmym3 gene encoding zinc finger MYM-type protein 3 isoform X3, which yields MDPSDFPSPFDPLTLPEKPLAGDLPVDMEFGEDLLESQTAPTRGWAPPGPSPSSGALDLLDTPSGLEKDPGVVLDGATELLGLGGLLYKAPSPPEVDHGPEGTLAWDSGEQTLEPGPGCQTPEVMPPDPGAGASPPSPEGLLEPLAPDSPIILESPHIEEEEIPPLATRRRGSPGQEEEHARGQPQSPNAPPSPSVGETLGDGINSSQTKPGVSNPAAHPSLPGDGLTGKELEKPPERVQKRSERVRRAEPPKPEVVDSTESIPVSDEDSDAMVDDPNDEDFVPFRPRRSPRMSLRSSMAQRAGRSSMGTKMSCAHCRTPLQKGQTAYQRKGLPQLFCSSSCLTTFSKKPLGRKTCTFCKKEIWNTKDSVVVQTGPGGSFHEFCTSVCLSLYEAQQQRPIPQSGDPADATRCSICQKTGEVLHEVSNGSVVHRLCSDSCFSKFRANKGLKTNCCDQCGAYIYARPGGLGPELLFHDGQQKRFCNTACLGAYKKKNTRVYPCVWCKTLCKNFEMLSHVDRNGKTSLFCSLCCTTSYKVKQAGLTGPPRPCSFCRRSLSDPCYYNKVDRTVYQFCSPSCWTKFQRTSPEGGIHLSCHYCHSLFSGKPEVLEWQDQVFQFCCRDCCEDFKRLRGVVSQCDHCRQEKLLHEKLRFSGVEKSFCSEGCVLLYKQDFTKKLGLCCITCTYCSQTCQRGVTEQLDGSTWDFCSEDCKTKYLLWYCKAARCHACKRQGKLLETIHWRGQIRHFCNQQCLLRFYSQQNQPNLDTQSGPESLLNSQSSESKPQTASQTKVENSNTVRTPEDNGNLGKIPVKRVAPSMSTPPPPPPPATPRKNKAAMCKPLMQNRGVSCKVETKSKGSQTEEWKPQVIVLPIPVPIFVPVPMHLYCQKVPVPFSMPIPVPVPMFLPTTLESTEKIVETIEELKVKIPSNPLEADILAMAEMIAEAEELDKASSDLCDLVSNQSAEGLLEDCDLFGTARDDVLAMAVKMANVLDEPGQDLEADFPKNPLDINPSVDFLFDCGLVGPEDVSTEQDLPRAMRKGQKRLMLSESCSRDSLSSQPSCTGLNYSYGVNAWKCWVQSKYANGETSKAKPMRIKEDILACSAAELNYGLAQFVREITRPNGERYEPDSIYYLCLGIQQYLLENNRMVNIFTDLYYLTFVQELNKSLSTWQPTLLPNNTVFSRVEEEHLWECKQLGVYSPFVLLNTLMFFNTKFFGLQTAEEHMQLSFTNVVRQSRKCTTPRGTTKVVSIRYYAPVRQRKGRDTGPGKRKREDETILEQRENRMNPLRCPVKFYEFYLSKCPESLRTRNDVFYLQPERSCIAESPLWYSVIPMDRSMLESMLNRILAVREIYEELGRPGEEDLD from the exons ATGGACCCCAGTGATTTCCCCAGTCCATTTGACCCATTGACCCTGCCAGAGAAGCCCCTGGCTGGAGACCTTCCAGTAGACATGGAATTTGGAGAGGATCTGCTGGAATCTCAGACTGCCCCAACTCGAGGATGGGCCCCCCCAGGTCCGTCTCCATCCTCTGGAGCCCTGGACCTGCTTGATACTCCTTCTGGCCTGGAGAAGGACCCTGGAGTAGTCCTGGATGGAGCCACTGAGCTACTGGGGCTGGGGGGGCTACTCTATAAAGCCCCTTCTCCCCCAGAGGTGGACCATGGTCCTGAGGGGACCCTTGCATGGGATTCGGGGGAGCAGACCCTAGAGCCTGGACCAGGGTGCCAGACCCCTGAGGTGATGCCACCTGATCCAGGGGCTGGGGCCAGCCCCCCTTCACCTGAGGGGCTACTAGAACCTTTggctccagattctccaataaTCCTGGAGTCTCCTCATATTGAAGAGGAGGAGATACCCCCCCTAGCTACAAGGAGAAGGGGCTCCcctgggcaggaggaggagcatgcCCGAGGGCAGCCACAGAGCCCAAATGCACCCCCTAGCCCTTCAGTGGGAGAGACTCTGGGGGATGGAATCAACAGTTCTCAGACCAAACCTGGGGTATCTAACCCTGCTGCACATCCTTCTTTGCCAG GAGATGGCCTGACTGGGAAGGAGCTTGAGAAGCCGCCTGAGAGG GTACAGAAGAGAAGTGAGCGCGTTAGAAGAGCAGAACCCCCGAAGCCTGAGGTTGTGGACTCGACTGAGAGCA TTCCAGTGTCAGATGAGGATTCTGATGCCATGGTAGATGATCCCAATGATGAGGACTTTGTGCCATTCCGGCCCCGGCGCTCTCCTCGAATGTCCCTGCGCTCAAGTATGGCACAAAGGGCTGGGCGCTCTTCAATGGGCACCAAGATGTCTTGTGCACATTGCCGGACACCACTGCAGAAGGGGCAGACGGCCTATCAGCGCAAGGGGTTGCCTCAGCTCTTCTGTTCTTCATCTTGTCTCACTACTTTCTCCAAGAAGCCTTTGGGCAGAAAGACCTGTACCTTCTGCAAGAA GGAGATCTGGAACACCAAGGATTCAGTTGTGGTACAGACTGGTCCAGGAGGCTCCTTCCATGAGTTCTGcacatctgtctgcctgtctctctatgAGGCCCAGCAGCAGCGTCCAATCCCCCAGTCTGGGGATCCTGCCGATGCCACTCGCTGCAGCATATGCCAGAAGACTGGAGAG GTTCTACATGAGGTCAGCAATGGCAGCGTGGTGCATCGACTCTGCAGCGATTCTTGCTTCTCCAAATTCCGAGCCAACAAGGGACTGAAAACCAACTGTTGTGACCAGTGTGGGGCTTACATCTATGCCAGGCCTGGGGGCCTTGGCCCAGAGCTCCTGTTCCATGATGGCCAACAAAAGCGGTTTTGCAACACAGCGTGCTTGGGGGCGTACAAGAAG AAAAACACACGTGTGTACCCATGTGTCTGGTGCAAGACCCTGTGTAAGAACTTTGAGATGCTATCACATGTGGATCGTAATGGCAAGACCAGCTTGTTCTGTTCCCTGTGCTGTACCACTTCTTACAAAGTGAAGCAGGCAGGGCTCACTG GCCCTCCCCGACCCTGCAGCTTCTGCCGCCGCAGCCTCTCTGACCCTTGTTACTACAACAAAGTTGATCGCACAGTCTACCAGTTCTGCAGCCCCAGCTGCTGGACCAAGTTCCAG CGTACTAGCCCTGAGGGGGGCATTCACCTGAGCTGTCACTACTGCCATAGCCTCTTCAGTGGCAAGCCTGAGGTCTTGGAGTGGCAG GACCAGGTCTTCCAGTTCTGCTGCCGTGATTGCTGTGAGGACTTCAAGCGGCTTCGGGGTGTGGTATCCCAGTGTGATCACTGCCGGCAGGAAAAGCTCCTGCATGAGAAACTTCGATTCAGTGGGGTAGAGAAAAGCTTCTGCAGTGAAG GCTGTGTGCTGCTGTACAAGCAAGATTTTACTAAGAAGCTGGGTTTGTGCTGCATCACTTGTACTTACTGCTCCCAAACCTGTCAGCGTGGAGTCACCGAGCAACTGGATGGCAGCACCTGGGACTTCTGCAGTGAGGACTGTAAGACCAAGTACCTCTTATGGTACTGCAAG GCTGCCCGGTGCCATGCCTGTAAGCGCCAGGGAAAGCTGCTGGAGACCATCCACTGGCGTGGGCAAATCCGTCATTTCTGCAACCAACAGTGTCTGCTGCGCTTCTACAGTCAGCAGAACCAACCCAACTTGGATACCCAGAGTGGGCCGGAAAGCCTCCTGAACA GTCAGTCTTCTGAGTCAAAGCCCCAGACAGCCTCTCAAACCAAAGTGGAAAACAGCAACACAGTGAGGACCCCAGAGGATAATGGGAATTTGGGCAAG ATCCCTGTGAAGAGAGTGGCTCCAAGTATGTCCACCCcgccacccccaccacccccagcaACACCCCGAAAAAACAAAGCTGCCATGTGTAAGCCGCTGATGCAGAACCGGGGAGTCTCCTGCAAGGTGGAAACCAAGTCCAAAGGGAGTCAGACAG AAGAGTGGAAGCCGCAAGTGATTGTGCTGCCCATCCCAGTGCCCATATTTGTGCCAGTGCCTATGCATCTATACTGCCAGAAAGTCCCGGTGCCTTTCTCAATGCCTATCCCG GTGCCTGTGCCCATGTTCTTGCCCACTACCTTGGAGAGCACAGAGAAGATCGTGGAGACCATTGAGGAGTTGAAGGTGAAGATCCCTTCCAACCCCCTGGAGGCTGACATCCTGGCCATGGCAGAAATGATTGCAGAGGCGGAAGAGTTAGACAAGGCCTCCTCTGATCTTTGTG atctTGTGAGCAACCAGAGTGCAGAGGGACTTCTGGAAGACTGTGACCTGTTTGGGACAGCTCGGGATGATGTCCTGGCCATGGCTGTTAAGATGGCTAATGTCTTAGATGAGCCTGGGCAAGACTTGGAGGCTGATTTCCCCAAGA ATCCTTTGGACATTAATCCAAGTGTAGACTTCCTCTTTGATTGTGGCCTTGTAGGGCCTGAGGATGTATCTACTGAACAGGACCTTCCTAGAGCCATGAGGAAG gGTCAGAAGAGGCTGATGCTTTCTGAAAGCTGTTCCAGGGACTCTCTGAGCAGCCAGCCTAGTTGTACTGGTCTCAACTATTCATACGGTGTCAATGCTTGGAAGTGCTGGGTACAGTCAAAATACGCCAATGGAGAGACCAGCAAAG CCAAACCCATGCGTATCAAGGAGGATATCCTTGCCTGCTCAGCTGCTGAGCTCAACTATGGGCTGGCCCAGTTTGTGAGAGAAATTACTCGACCCAATGGTGAACGATATGAACCTGACAGTATCTACTACCTGTGTCTTGGCATTCAGCAG tatttGCTGGAAAATAACCGAATGGTGAACATTTTCACGGACCTTTACTACTTGACTTTCGTTCAAGAACTCAACAAGTCTCTGAGTACCTGGCAGCCCACACTCCTCCCCAACA ATACTGTATTCTCCCGTGTGGAGGAAGAACACCTCTGGGAGTGCAAGCAACTGGGGGTTTATTCTCCCTTTGTCCTCCTCAACACCCTCATGTTCTTCAACACTAAGTTTTTTGGACTGCAGACAGCTGAGGAGCACATGCAGCTCTCTTTCACTAATGTGGTACGGCAGTCTCGCAAGTGCACCACGCCTCGGGGCACCACAAAGGTGGTGAGCATCCGCTACTATGCCCCAGTTCGACAGAGGAAAGGCCGAG ACACAGGCCCTGGAAAACGAAAGAGAGAAGATGAAACTATCTTAGAGCAGCGTGAGAATCGCATGAATCCCCTCCGCTGCCCCGTCAAGTTCTATGAGTTCTATCTCTCAAAATG TCCTGAAAGCCTCCGGACTCGAAATGATGTATTCTATCTGCAACCTGAGCGCTCCTGCATTGCCGAGTCACCTCTCTGGTATTCTGTGATTCCCATGGATCGGAGCATGTTGGAGAGCATGCTCAATCGCATTCTAGCTGTGCGTGAGATTTATGAGGAGCTTGGTCGTCCTGGGGAAGAAGACCTAGACTAA
- the Zmym3 gene encoding zinc finger MYM-type protein 3 isoform X4, with protein sequence MDPSDFPSPFDPLTLPEKPLAGDLPVDMEFGEDLLESQTAPTRGWAPPGPSPSSGALDLLDTPSGLEKDPGVVLDGATELLGLGGLLYKAPSPPEVDHGPEGTLAWDSGEQTLEPGPGCQTPEVMPPDPGAGASPPSPEGLLEPLAPDSPIILESPHIEEEEIPPLATRRRGSPGQEEEHARGQPQSPNAPPSPSVGETLGDGINSSQTKPGVSNPAAHPSLPGDGLTGKELEKPPERVQKRSERVRRAEPPKPEVVDSTESRRSGTPRIQLWYRLVQEAPSMSSAHLSACLSMRPSSSVQSPSLGILPMPLAAAYARRLERFYMRSAMAAWCIDSAAILASPNSEPTRD encoded by the exons ATGGACCCCAGTGATTTCCCCAGTCCATTTGACCCATTGACCCTGCCAGAGAAGCCCCTGGCTGGAGACCTTCCAGTAGACATGGAATTTGGAGAGGATCTGCTGGAATCTCAGACTGCCCCAACTCGAGGATGGGCCCCCCCAGGTCCGTCTCCATCCTCTGGAGCCCTGGACCTGCTTGATACTCCTTCTGGCCTGGAGAAGGACCCTGGAGTAGTCCTGGATGGAGCCACTGAGCTACTGGGGCTGGGGGGGCTACTCTATAAAGCCCCTTCTCCCCCAGAGGTGGACCATGGTCCTGAGGGGACCCTTGCATGGGATTCGGGGGAGCAGACCCTAGAGCCTGGACCAGGGTGCCAGACCCCTGAGGTGATGCCACCTGATCCAGGGGCTGGGGCCAGCCCCCCTTCACCTGAGGGGCTACTAGAACCTTTggctccagattctccaataaTCCTGGAGTCTCCTCATATTGAAGAGGAGGAGATACCCCCCCTAGCTACAAGGAGAAGGGGCTCCcctgggcaggaggaggagcatgcCCGAGGGCAGCCACAGAGCCCAAATGCACCCCCTAGCCCTTCAGTGGGAGAGACTCTGGGGGATGGAATCAACAGTTCTCAGACCAAACCTGGGGTATCTAACCCTGCTGCACATCCTTCTTTGCCAG GAGATGGCCTGACTGGGAAGGAGCTTGAGAAGCCGCCTGAGAGG GTACAGAAGAGAAGTGAGCGCGTTAGAAGAGCAGAACCCCCGAAGCCTGAGGTTGTGGACTCGACTGAGAGCA GGAGATCTGGAACACCAAGGATTCAGTTGTGGTACAGACTGGTCCAGGAGGCTCCTTCCATGAGTTCTGcacatctgtctgcctgtctctctatgAGGCCCAGCAGCAGCGTCCAATCCCCCAGTCTGGGGATCCTGCCGATGCCACTCGCTGCAGCATATGCCAGAAGACTGGAGAG GTTCTACATGAGGTCAGCAATGGCAGCGTGGTGCATCGACTCTGCAGCGATTCTTGCTTCTCCAAATTCCGAGCCAACAAGGGACTGA